The Deinococcus cellulosilyticus NBRC 106333 = KACC 11606 DNA segment TGTGCCCAGGGAGTCCGGACAATTCAAGGGTCGGACGACGATTTCCAAGGTGGGCAACAAAAAGATCCGCAACATCCTTTATCTGTCAGCCCTAACAGTGTCCAGGATGCACAACGAGCAAACGGAGTTCTACCAGCGCCTGGTCGAGGCTGGTAAGCCGAAGAAAGTGGCTTTGATCGCTCTGGCCCGTAAAATCCTCAGGATATGCTTCGCGGTGCTGCGCTCAGGGGAACCTTATGCAGCAGGCCACCGGAGTCAACCGGCTCTGCCGGCTTGACTCCGGTGGCCAAACACAGTATTTAATGCCTTGCTCTACGTGCTCTGTGAAGGCATCTCATGGCGGGCCATGCCCCATAACTTTTCCCATTGGAAAACTGTTTATGAATACTTTCGCGTCTGGAAGAGAACCGGCGTCTGGGAAAAGGCCAGTCGTCAGCTGGTGAGGACGTATCGCAGCCTGGAAGGACGAAATGAAGACCCGAGTGCAGCCGTTTTAGACTCCCAGAGTGTCAAAACCACCCAAAAAGGGGGCTAGCAAGGGCTTTGATGCAGGTAAGAAAGTCAAGGGACGCAAGCGTTTCTTGTTGTGTGACACGCTAGGAAACATCCTCCATGTAATGGTCTGTGCTGCCAGTACCCAGGAACGAGAGGGTGGAAAAGTCCTGCTCGAAGCCGCCAAAGAGAAGTGTCCTCGCCTAGAGACGATCTTCGTAGACAACGGCTACAACGGAGAAAAATTTGAAGACTGGGTCCTGCAAAAGACTTCCTGGAAGGTCGAAGTGGTCAAGCATGCATCTTCGTTCAGCCGCTATGCGGTCATTGTAGGTAGCGAAATTACGGCTGAAGCCTACCAGGCAGCCATTGCCAAATGGAAGACGGGCAAGAAAGGCTTTGTGGTGCTGAAAAAGCGCTGGGTGGTGGAACGGACCAATGCCTGGGTGGTGCGTCATCGTCGCCTGCGAGTGGACTACGAGTACCTGCCTGAAACCACAGAAGCCTGGATCTATTTGGTCAACATCCGACTGTTGATTCGTCGTCTAGCAAAGCATTATCTGGAAAATGGCAGTGGGGCCCCATTATACTGCTGAAGTGTTTGACACCCTGGAATTGCAGAAAACCAGTCTGCCCCTGAAGGAAGAAAATGGCGTCTCCAACTTGATGTACCTGGATTTCATCCTCAACGGCGTTTCATTAAAGGAATACCTTCGTTGCGAAGAAGCGACGGTGCGCGCCACCCTCTTCAGAGGGCAGTATCGGCCTCCGGTGCGCGATTTTTTAACGCGTCTCAAACAATTTAAGCCGAGCCTGCCTGATTCCAGGGAAGAGATTTATGTGTGCCCTTTTTGTGCAGATCTTGCGTGTGGATCGGTTACGGTTCAAATGGTCATGACCGATGATGCGGTGGTATGGAAAAATTTTGGCTATCAGGGGTCTGAAGAGAAGTGGACGCCACTGGAACCCGCCTTGGAATTCCGGTTTCAAAAAGCTGCTTACTTTTCCTCATTTTATGGACTGGCTCCTCAGTTCAAAGCGTTGGTGAATGACCAGGAATGACCTTTTCGGACGGTCTCTCAGGGAAAATAAGCGTAAATGCTGGTATTGGCGAGTTTGGAAGAGCAAAAGTTGAAAATTGCGATTTTTTGTGTTCAGCTTATTGATCTTTGCATTGACCACTGAGCCTCATGGTCTACGTGTGAAACGGTGGTGCTATGGGCTGGCTTCCACCACACCTCACCCGCCAACAACGTGAAGCTCGCAGACTGCACTTCGCTCAAACCCTACAACACACCCAACTCCCAAATCGGCATCTCCGCGAATACTACGGAGTTTCCAAATCAGGCC contains these protein-coding regions:
- a CDS encoding transposase → MSKPPKKGASKGFDAGKKVKGRKRFLLCDTLGNILHVMVCAASTQEREGGKVLLEAAKEKCPRLETIFVDNGYNGEKFEDWVLQKTSWKVEVVKHASSFSRYAVIVGSEITAEAYQAAIAKWKTGKKGFVVLKKRWVVERTNAWVVRHRRLRVDYEYLPETTEAWIYLVNIRLLIRRLAKHYLENGSGAPLYC